The nucleotide window GGCCCAGACGCCACTGCCGCCCATCGCACAGCCGCAGCCGGTGCCGCCCTCGCAGCCCGTGCCGCTGCCGCTGCCGCCCATTGGCCAGACGGTGCCACCGCCCGTTGTCACCCCGCCTGACGCCAAGGCCCACTTGGTCGCGCTGACGACGCGCCTGGACGGCGCCAGCGTGATGCCGCCCACGCGCAGCCCCGGCACGGCGCAGCTCGACGCGCTGTACGACAGCAACACCCGCGTGCTGCGCTGGAAAACCAGTTGGTCGGGCCTGTCCGGCCCCATCACCGGCGTGCAGTTCCATGGCCCGGCCGACCAGGGCCAGAACGCACCCGCCGTCATGGTCTGGCCAGCCCCCTTCGGCCCCACCTACGAAGGGCGCGCCACGCTCAATGGCCATCAAGCGATCGAGCTGATGGACGGGCGCTGGTATGTCAACGTCTATACGACCGCCTATCCAGGCGGCGAGTTGCGCGGCCAGTTGCGCGTGGTG belongs to Ottowia testudinis and includes:
- a CDS encoding CHRD domain-containing protein, producing MSTFVPLNSRASLGVLVAALLVSACATVDLGPRYEPPPVRVPQPLPPAQTPLPPIAQPQPVPPSQPVPLPLPPIGQTVPPPVVTPPDAKAHLVALTTRLDGASVMPPTRSPGTAQLDALYDSNTRVLRWKTSWSGLSGPITGVQFHGPADQGQNAPAVMVWPAPFGPTYEGRATLNGHQAIELMDGRWYVNVYTTAYPGGELRGQLRVVN